GGAAAAGCCCATCTGGTGCATCATCTGGAGCTCGTACTCTAGGCGATCGCGGTATTCGGGCTCGACGTCGCTGTAGCTGGGGCAGCCTCGCCGCTGGACGAGGCCTTGGCGGGTGACTTCTTCGAGGTAGGTGGCGGTGGTGTGGCCGGGAGGAACCGGATAGTCGGGAATCCGAGGTTCGCCCAGGATGTTGTAGTCTTCGATTTTGCTGGCGACTTCGAGGGTGTTGGCGATCGCCGCGTCCACGATGTCCTGGGGCAGGTGATCGCGAAACAGGCAGCGCATCTCGTCCGCCGACTTGAGATATTCGGTGCCGGTGTAGCGCAGGCGCTTGTCTTCGCTGATCAGCTTGCCTGTCTGGATGCACAGCAAGGCGTCGTGGGCCTCGACGTCGTAGCACGAGATGAAGTGAGAATCGTTGGTAACGACGATCTTGATGTCGAGTTCTTGAGAAATTCGGACGATTTCGGGATTGACGATCCGCTCCTCTTGCAGACCGTGGTCCTGAATTTCGAGATAGTAGTCATCGCCGAATAGGTCTTTGTACCACTGAGCGACGCGGCGGGCCACGTCGGGGCGGCCCTGCATGATGGCCTGGGGAATTTCGCCGCCGAGACAGGCGCTGGTGACGATCAGCCCCTCGTGGTACTGGGCCAAGAGATCTTTGTTGACGCAGGGGCGCGAAAAAATGCCCTTACCCTGGACGCCTTTGAGGTGGGAAACGGTGGTCAGCTTCACCAGGTTTTTGTAGCCCTGCTTGTTTTTGGCTAGGACAACTTGGTGGTAGCGGGGCCGCCGCTCCTGCTTCTCGATGTCGCCGTTGATGACGTACATCTCATTGCCGATGATGGGCCGAATGTTCTTGCCCTTGGTGACCTTCAGCAGCTCGACTGCGCCGTACATGACGCCGTGGTCGGTGAGGGCGATCGCCGGCATCCCGAGGTCGATCGCGCGATCGATCAGGTCAGGCAGCTGACTGGCGCCGTCTAGCAGGCTGTAGTCACTGTGGATGTGCAGGCCAACAAAGGACATGGCAGGGGAGCCCATCATCGAAAGATGACTTTAGCCTAGCGGATTCGGTTGGGTCCTATCTAGGGCGTCTCGGAGCGCGAACCTGGGGTCCGGCGGTCGGTGGGCGATCGCCCCCAAAGTCCGTAATTTTTCGGAGAAAATCAGCCACTTTGGCATCCTGATGCCCGCCTGCCATCCGCGAGAATAGAAAAGAGCCCAAATCTTGCCTTGATAAATCCGCAAAATCCCTTAACGATACGATCAGGCAATATCAGTTCACGTCGCTCCACTGCCCCCACACTTCGAGGTCAAGATGAACTGGAGAAAAGGGAAAACTCCGCCCGCCTTTGAGAATGCCGAGATCTCCATTTACCTGACCGAAGAGGGCCTGCGGATTCGGCGTAAGCAGAGCTGGCAGAGGCCGCTGGGGGTTGGGCTGGCCCTCGCGGGAGTGGCCGCCGCGACGGCGATCGCCGTGGGAGGGCTGGGGTTCTGGCGCGCCGCCGATCCGCGATCGCCCGCGTCCGAGGACTTTCGGCTGGCCGTGAACAAGGCCATGAGCGCGGCCCAGCTTACCCAGGCGGCCCGCTCCCGCGAGGAGTGGGAAACCGTGGCGGTGTGGTGGCAAGATGCCGGGGACCTCATGGACGAGGTGCCGACCCGCCACCCGCAGTACGCCCTCGCCCAGGCCAAGGTGCAGGAGTACCAGCGCAACCGCAACTACGCCCGCCGCAAAGCCGCCGACCAGCCCCTCGCCACCGAACCCACGACCCAGCTGTGGACCCTCGGGACGACGCGGGACACCCTGCTGCGCATCCAGGGGACGCCCACGCGCATTGTTCGCTACGACTCCCTGTGCAAAGAAGTTTTTTATTACAAGAGCAGCAAAGTCGATCTCCGCAACGGCTACATCACTGGCTACGACGATCTGGATAATAATTTGCTCGTCGCCGATGGCGGTCATCCGCCCAAATACCAGAGTTCCGGAGATTTTTGGACCCTCGGCTCCAGCCGGGAGGAAGTGCTCAAAGTGCAGGGCACGCCCACCCAGCTGGTCCAGGATGACGCCCTACGCAGCGAGCTGCTCTACTACGACAACAGCTTGGTGGAGCTCCAGCACGGCGTGGTGACCAGCTACCGCAACTTTGACCAAAACCTGAAGGTCGTGGTGGCGGTACCCGTGGCGGGGCGGCCCGTCCCCGATTTTTGGACGCTGGATTCTCCCCGAGAGGAGATTTTGCGGGTGCAGGGCACGCCGACCCAGGTGCTGCAAAACGATGCGCTGTGCCAGGAAACGGTCTACTACAACAACAGCAGCATCCAGTTCAAAAATGGCGCCATCGTGGGCTACGACAATCTGAGCCGCAACCTCAAGATTCGCTAGGAGGCGGGGCAGCGACCGCGGGCGATCGCCCCAGAATTCCCCAAATCACGCCCACGCCCAGCCCGAGAACCTGCATCCAGTAGGCCGTGTCAACGGGGTTGGTGTTGCCCAGGTCACCCAAGCGCCCCAGACCATAAAAAATCTGCTGGACAAACCACCACAGGCCAAAGAACCAGGCCGGTAGCTGCACCGGAATAAAAGCCACAATCAGCGGCAGCAATGCATCAATGCGGGCTGATGCAAACCAGACGCCATAGATGCCCAAAATCGCGGCGATCGCCCCATTTGCGCCAATAAAGAGACTGTCTGGGGACTGATTAAATGCCACTTGGCCCAAGCTCGTCACCCAGCCCCCCAGGAGGTACAGGCCCAAAAAGCGCCCCGGACCAAGCTGCTCCTCCACACTGGGACCAAAAACCATCAAAAACAGCAGATTTCCCAATAATTGGCTAAAACTGGCGTGTAAAAACAGCGTGGTCACGCCCTGCAAGAGGCTAAAAACCAGCGCTACGCCTATGGCAGGATTGGGCGATCGCCCCAGATCGGCCCAGATTCCCTGAATCGGTGCGGGCTGTAGGCCCCAGGTCTCGAGGAAGGGGCGCAGCTGGCCAGTCACTTCGAGGCGCAGTTCGTGGCCAAAAAAGGCGATCGCGACCCCCGCCAAGGCCCAGGTCATCCAGGGCGTGCGGCGATGGGGCAAATTGTCGCGCAGGGGAATCATGGTCGTTGTTGCTTCACGGCTTCACTCTAGCCCAGGTCGCGAAACAGAGCGGCCAAAACAGTATTGGAAAACAGAAAGCCGTCGGGCTGGGTCAGCCGCAGGCGATCGCCCGAAGTGGGCGACGGGGCGCTGTCCCAGGCAACCCAGCCCTCCTGTTCGTAGGGCGCGAGGGTTTGGTGAATGGACGTCAACACCGCCGGACCGAAGCGCTGGGCGATCGCCCCTGCATCCACGCCCTCGGCCAGCCGCAGCCCCAGCATTAGGGTGTCGAGGAGGCGGTCTGTCTCGCTGGGGGCCGGGTTCTCCGGATCGGCGATCGCCCCCTGAGGGTCGGCTTCGTAGCGATCGATCCAGGCAAAATACTCGCTGCGCGTCCGGGGCCGCGTGAACCGCTGGCCGTCCAGGCAGCTCGCGGCGCCCATTCCGAAGCCGTAGAACGGCTGATTTTCCCAATAGACGCGGTTGTGGCGGCACTGGTAGCCCGGACGCGCATAGTTCGAAACCTCGTAGTGCTCGTACCCCGCCGCCTTCAACACCTGATCGGCTAGGCGATACATCTGGGCCGTCATTTCGTCCGAGGGCAGCGGGCGATCGCCCGGTTCGTAGCGCTTGCCGAAGGGCGTCATCGGCTCGACGATCAGGTCGTAGCACGAGAGGTGCTCAGGCCCCAGGGCGATCGCCTTCTCCAGGGATGCCTGCCAGTCGCTCAGCTGCTGATGGGGCAACCCCGAAATTAGATCCAGGCTCAGGTTGCGCACCTCCGCCCCGCGCACCAGGTCCACGGCTCGATAAATATCCTCGACGGTGTGAGTGCGGCCCGCCGCCTGGAGCAGTGTCGGCTGGAAAGCCTGCACCCCCAGGCTGATCCGGCTGACGCCCGCGCGGCAATAGCCCGCCACATGGTGCGCCTCGAAGGTGCCTGGGTCCATTTCGATGGAGATTTCGGCGGCCGCTGCGAGGCCAAAGTGCTGATCGAGGGTCGCTAAAATCTGGCTGAGCTGCTCCACTGAGAGCAAAGACGGCGTGCCGCCCCCGAAGAAAACCGTCTGTAGCGATCGCCCCGAGGCTGGCGTGGCCCGAATCTCGCGCTGGAGCTGCTCCACGTAGGCCGCGATCGCCCTCGACGTCTCGCCCCGTCGGCGATCGCCCACCACCGACACTGGAAAATCGCAGTAGTAGCAGCGCCGACGGCAAAACGGAATGTGAACATAGGCCGCCGCTGGCAAGG
This genomic stretch from Geitlerinema sp. PCC 7407 harbors:
- a CDS encoding rhomboid family intramembrane serine protease; this translates as MIPLRDNLPHRRTPWMTWALAGVAIAFFGHELRLEVTGQLRPFLETWGLQPAPIQGIWADLGRSPNPAIGVALVFSLLQGVTTLFLHASFSQLLGNLLFLMVFGPSVEEQLGPGRFLGLYLLGGWVTSLGQVAFNQSPDSLFIGANGAIAAILGIYGVWFASARIDALLPLIVAFIPVQLPAWFFGLWWFVQQIFYGLGRLGDLGNTNPVDTAYWMQVLGLGVGVIWGILGRSPAVAAPPPSES
- the hemW gene encoding radical SAM family heme chaperone HemW, producing the protein MAETALPAAAYVHIPFCRRRCYYCDFPVSVVGDRRRGETSRAIAAYVEQLQREIRATPASGRSLQTVFFGGGTPSLLSVEQLSQILATLDQHFGLAAAAEISIEMDPGTFEAHHVAGYCRAGVSRISLGVQAFQPTLLQAAGRTHTVEDIYRAVDLVRGAEVRNLSLDLISGLPHQQLSDWQASLEKAIALGPEHLSCYDLIVEPMTPFGKRYEPGDRPLPSDEMTAQMYRLADQVLKAAGYEHYEVSNYARPGYQCRHNRVYWENQPFYGFGMGAASCLDGQRFTRPRTRSEYFAWIDRYEADPQGAIADPENPAPSETDRLLDTLMLGLRLAEGVDAGAIAQRFGPAVLTSIHQTLAPYEQEGWVAWDSAPSPTSGDRLRLTQPDGFLFSNTVLAALFRDLG